The window CTTACCAACAGGCTGTACATCTGCTTGATTGATTCCAGCTCGATTTTCCTTCTGGATCTGCTCTGCAGTTACAATAACACAAATGCATTAAGacataaatgcataaagacATAAAGGTATAAATGCATAAAGACGAGTACCGGGGGGGAGTCCTGACACCTTGAAGggcaaatataacaaaacaagcTTCCTCCGCTTAATTATTAtcactattttaatgtttaaaacattttgacatatTATTAAGATGTATGtctatgtttatgtttaataaacagtacacacacacacacacacacacacatacacacatatatatatatatatatatatatatatatatatatatatatatacacacacagttttattattcatttgctAATGATAATAACACTGGCGGTGTTactatatgaaaacaaaatgaattataataatacttgatgtatattaaataacagTGTCCCAGCGTTAcgttatttgttgttgtttttacattgctcaaaacgtatatatataaaaaatatatatatatatatatatttttttttttttttttttttttttacaataaggcaataataataataacgagcGTGAATGTTGTCATTATCGAAACCgatttaaaaaagatgaaaatgaaaatcaaatgattaaaatgttactttaaaaatcCGCTATAAATCGAGCCTGAAGGAGTGTACTAAGCACACAGGAGCAGTGTCACAATGACTAATGTCACCGTGTGTTGTGATAAACTTACTGTAGTCTTCAGTGTGAGTGAGAGGATGGAAAAATATAGGATAAAAAGCCGCCGCAACAGCTGCAATGAAGCCTCCAAAAATGAGCGTTATTCTCCTGTTAACAGACATGATTTTGATCGTTTGATAGATTCACCTCAACCTAGCCCAGAAATCGGCTCTGTCATGCTCTTCCGGGGTGAAGTTCACgcaataaaaacaagtttaaagtccattattatttaacatctgTTCTACGTTCAATATAGCGTGCATTTgacattattgtaatttaaaatgtaactgacaCAGATGTGATATTGCACTGTAAATAGTTTACATTAGCAGCATCGCGGTATAATATTCGCCAGCGGGGCTTTTATTTTGTCGCGAGGTCTCCCGTCATgccgtgtttgtgtgtgtagtgttgCTGTGTCAGTGTGTGCAGGGATCTCCGTCTCTCATCAGTAATAATGTCCGGCAGTAACTCGTACCGACTGCGCTGCTCTCTCCCCGCGCACGAGATGGATGTCCGGGGGCTCGCCGCCGTCGCGTTTCCCGACGGAGCCTTCGTGTCCGTGTCCAGAGACCGAACCGCGCGGGTCTGGGTACCAAACCCGAGGTACATCACCAGCTTCCTCCTGCTGTCTCTGAGAGCCGGTCCGCTTTCCGACGTCGGTTACTAAGCTAAGCGGGGAATAAGTTTTCAGAGTCAGTTAATTATCGAGAGGGGTTGCCAAATCAAGCGAAATTTGGCAACCCATAAGCATCATAGCTGAAAGGAAACTGACCGGGTTTTGGTTTCCTGACAGCGGCTGATCTATAAAAAACCGTGAAGcgttaaaggagtagttcacccgaAATGAAAACGAAATCATGTTCGCTCTCTTGTCGTTCCGAGGCCGTATAGGTGAACTTGTTTTCATCGTGTCTTTTCTGTCCGGTGAATATTGATTCCGTCTTCGTGAAAGAAAGAGCTGGCGGACTTTcggggtgaactgtctctttaaactTCACTAAGCCTTCTCTGAATTCACTGGGCTTCGATTCAGTTGAATTTAGAGAAGCCTTATTCGTTGGCGTATACAGCATTGCCGAGTACAAACAAGCAAACGAAACGTACCTAACTTTAAAATGGTGAagtagaataaataataaaaaatacattgccAGCATCTGTTTAACTGTCCCGTtttttcctctgcagtgaaaACCAGGTTTTTACAGAGATGCACTGTATGAACGGCCACTCAAACtttgtgtcttgtgtgtgtatCATCGCTCCTAATGAAACATACCCTCGAGGACTCATCGCCACTGGAGGACACGACAACAACATCTGTGTGTTCTCCCTCGACCGACCGGACCCTCTGTTCACCCTCAAGGGTCACAAAAACACAGGTACTGGCCACCCTCGCTGATCACAGGGATTTAACTGCGTGCAGGTTGACTTGAAATGCCACTGGAATGATTTCTCAAGCCATACCtggtgttctgtgtgtgtgtgtgtgtgtgtgtgtgtgtgtgtgtgtgtgtgtttacagtctGCACACTCTCAGCTGGCAAGTTTGGCACAATACTAAGTGGCTCATGGGACACTACGGCCAAAGTCTGGCTTGGAGAGAAGTGCATGATGACCTTACAGGTAAAGTGGCACGGTTCTTGGTATCGTCATAGCAGCACTGCGATTTGgctcatttttagttttagaataTATATGCGCTGCATTTCAGAGTGAAGTGTGGTGCTGTATTCTTTTACAGATAAGCAGCCAACGATCCattgttttcagtgtcacatagcTGCTTGCGATAATGCTGCTCCCCACTAACTTATCTCTGCATGTGCTGAGAGTTTGGCTTGCTTGTAAAGTGCACTCGGATACATAAAATGAACCATTTCCAAACCTAAAAGCCAGCTGTTGTCacctaaaaatatgtttaaagaacTTGCAGCAATGCTTagtgaaaaatgaaacattaagttttactgtaaaattatttttactttataatgacatttgccagtagtaatatttattattattgttagtagtagtagtaatattgatatatattcagtatttttagGCCAAATGTGCAGCCTCACAAATATCCACAGCAAACctttgcaatgacctttttaTATTGCAATCGTAATTTTTATGATAGTcacattttgagattttaacACTGTTGAAGCCTTTAagcataatgcattacaaagaTATTCATAATGTATGTTCTAATGCAATAAATCTTTTCATATGCAACTGTAACCtaacattaaatgcattgtaaTGTCAGATTCCTGATATTTCAAACTGATTGTCTTTTTAATGCAAGAAAgtcattataatgtattataacctattataatcattattaagATCATACATTGCGCTTGCTTTAGATATGTATACCTATAAAAAGCATCTGCAAATCATGCAGCCCTTCATCACAGCTTTCTTACAATGTTTTTTCCTCCTCCCCGGGGGAGCTCAGATACACTCTCGTTGCCTGCAATCGATGTGAGTAGAGTTGTGAGTATGTGCTGACTGGTTTCTTGTGTAATTGCTGCTCCTCAGGGACACAGTGCCGCTGTATGGGCCGTAGTCATTTTACCAGAGCAGGGCTTAATGCTGTCCGGATCAGCTGACAAGACCGTCAAGTTATGGAAGGCTGGTCGTTGTGAGAAGACCTACACTGGTACGTCGGGGCATTTGATGCTTCTGAtgctttcagtgtgtttatgtgatgcTGAACACGGGCTTGCTTGGGGTTATCGGATCTCCAGCAGGGGTCAGCATTGGTAAAGGTTGAAATGCAGTTTTTGACTCCAGCTTGTCCGTCCCGCAGGTCATGAGGACTGCGTGCGAGGGCTCGCTGTGATCAACGAGGCGGAGTTTTTCTCCTGCAGTAATGACGCCAGCATTAGGCGGTGGATGGTGACGGGTGAATGTGTGCAGGTTTACTACGGTCACACTAACTACATCTACAGCCTTGCGGTCTTCCCTAATGGACAAGGTGCTCACCTTCGCTTTTGCAGTAGCTCGGTGCTGCATATCTGTGCATAAAATCCTAATTATATCTCCTTGTTTCTATTCTAGACTTCATAAGCACAGGAGAGGACAGGACACTGAGGGTCTGGAGGAAGGGGGAATGCTCCCAGACCATCCGTCTTCCTGCCCAGTCGGTGtggtgctgctgcattctgccTGATGGAGACATCGCTGTGGGAGCCAGGTACGCTTACCGTTTCCGTTTCATGGATTTAAACTGTTTTGCACTTTATAAAAGCCGCACGACCGTGTCGCGTCTCTCTGAAGCGATGGCGTTGTCCGCGTGTTCACCGAGAGCGAAGAGCGCGTGGCGAGTGCTcaggacctgcaggcttttgaGGACGAGCTCTCCAAAGCCATCATCGACCCCAAGACCGGAGACCTGGGTGACATCAAGATAGAGGACTTACCTGGCAGAGAGCATCTGGATGAACCGGGTGAGTGGATTGAGCCGAGAACGCTGGACAACGCTTATAATAGATTACTGTCACTgcattaattgaaaatattatatggCTGGGAAATCTTTTCGCTCACTGCATTAGTGTTAATGTGTATATGTAGGAAATCGCGATGGCCAGACGCGGCTCATAAAGGAAGGTTCAAATGTTGAAGCGTATCAGTGGAGCGCGAGTGATGGCCGCTGGGTGAAGATCGGAGATGTAGTGGGCGGGTCTTCTCAGCAAAATTCAAAGCGCGTGATGTACGAAGGCAAGGTGAGACCTGTGGTATTGATCCAGATGATATAGTCACCGTTAGCCATCAAGTGCAGTTTTGGTACATATATTGGTGTGAGAGCTGTTAAATGTCTGGTGTTGAGGATACTAGCGATCATGTAACCCTTTTGACGGCCCTGCCTGAAGGAGTACGACTTCGTCTTCTCTATTGATGTGAACGAGGGAGGTCCTGCCTTGAAGCTGCCTTACAACGTGACAGACGACCCCTGGCTGACAGCTCACAACTTTCTGGAGAGGAATGACCTGAGTCCCATGTTCTTGGATCAGGTGGCTAATTTCATCATTGAGAACACTAAAGGGCACACTCTAGGCCCAGCCCCCGGCTCGGCCGCAGACCCCTTCACAGGTAACCGGAACAATATACTTTCACGTACACGCACTTTGTTCAGCTGAAGGTCAGGACTGAAAGTCTGCTTCATATCCCTCAGGTGCTGGACGCTACATTCCCGGTTCAGGAGCTGGTGACCAAGGGTTTGGCGCTGATCCTTTCACGGGTAGGCCTTTTGGAATAGCATTTGTTATTTGCTAATATGAAATCTTTCTCACGAGAgaggtgtgtttgtttgggCAGGGGCTGGACGATATATACCTGGGTCAGAATCCACAGG is drawn from Puntigrus tetrazona isolate hp1 chromosome 7, ASM1883169v1, whole genome shotgun sequence and contains these coding sequences:
- the plaa gene encoding phospholipase A-2-activating protein, which codes for MSGSNSYRLRCSLPAHEMDVRGLAAVAFPDGAFVSVSRDRTARVWVPNPSENQVFTEMHCMNGHSNFVSCVCIIAPNETYPRGLIATGGHDNNICVFSLDRPDPLFTLKGHKNTVCTLSAGKFGTILSGSWDTTAKVWLGEKCMMTLQGHSAAVWAVVILPEQGLMLSGSADKTVKLWKAGRCEKTYTGHEDCVRGLAVINEAEFFSCSNDASIRRWMVTGECVQVYYGHTNYIYSLAVFPNGQDFISTGEDRTLRVWRKGECSQTIRLPAQSVWCCCILPDGDIAVGASDGVVRVFTESEERVASAQDLQAFEDELSKAIIDPKTGDLGDIKIEDLPGREHLDEPGNRDGQTRLIKEGSNVEAYQWSASDGRWVKIGDVVGGSSQQNSKRVMYEGKEYDFVFSIDVNEGGPALKLPYNVTDDPWLTAHNFLERNDLSPMFLDQVANFIIENTKGHTLGPAPGSAADPFTGAGRYIPGSGAGDQGFGADPFTGAGRYIPGSESTGTVSSGGADPFTGGSAYSSSSAPKATTNIFFPNTDGVTFEQANTTQILGKLRELNNTAPADRKLSDTALDCLEKLLLLVADQKSHEQPTAEQISVLWRTSHWPEDIVFPVLDILRLAVRHPEVNAQLCGGTEGASLCNHLLGLMSPEGRPANQMLALRTLCNCFSGSHGRALLLGQRDAVLSRAGDLRVVSNKNIHVALATLVLNYAGRLYGQPTEIEAKAQCLSVASTALEVVQDKEAIFRLLVALGTTVAGDGTAKDLARSLGVNSQISKYARVSDPAKVGECCRLVLDELK
- the smim20 gene encoding small integral membrane protein 20, with product MSVNRRITLIFGGFIAAVAAAFYPIFFHPLTHTEDYKQIQKENRAGINQADVQPVGVKIWSDPFKPKS